In Sphingomonas crocodyli, the genomic window CGCCTCGGTCCGCGACGTCCGCGCCAAGTTCCGCGACATCGATCGCCGCATCGCCGACATCGAAACGCACGTCACCACGCAGAACTCGGCGCTGGCGCGCGAAATCGACGCGCTGCGCTGATCCTGATCCGACAAGGAGGCCGATCATGTCCTGGGGTTCACCGCTTTTCGTCCTGGCCATCATCGCGATCAGCACGGTGGGCTGGATGTTCACCACCGCGATCCGCGCGCGGCATGGCTATCCGGTGGAAGGCGAATGGGGCGGCCTGTCGCACAAGGGCGACGGCCCCGACGCCAGCCGCAAGATCGAGCTGCTTTCCGCGGAAAACGAGGCGCTGACCGCCAAGGTTTCGCGGCTGGAGGAACGGATTTCGGTGCTCGAACGGATCGCGACCGACCGCTCCGGCCGGCTCAGCGACGAGATCGATGCGCTGCGCTGAACACGGGTTCCTGACGCTGATCGAACGGCCATGCCGTTCGTCGAAAACAAGCTGCAACACTTTCGAACAGCCTATCGGCTCAAAGTTTAGGGATTTGGACGATGGTTATTCCTTTTGAAGCAATCGCGCCGGTCGCGACCCTGGTGGGTCTCGCGGCAGTCGGCGGCTGGGTGTTCACGACTTGGCTGCGTATCAAGAACGGCTATCCGCTGGAAAACAGCTGGGGCAAATCGGTCTATCCGAAGCAGAATGAGGAGATGGTCGAGCGCGTGAAGCTCGTCTCCTCCGAAAACGCCCAGCTTCGCGCCGAGATTTCGGCGATCAAGGATCGGCTCGCCACGGTCGAGCGGATCGTGACCGACAGCAGCTACCGCCTCGATCGCGAGATCGATGCGCTGCGCGGCCCGGCGAACTGAGGGGGGCGGGATCATGTCGACGATGGGCCTGCTCGTGCCGATCATCGGGGTCAGCATCCCCGTGGTCTTCATCGCCTCGCGCACCGCGTGCAAATGGATCGCCTTCAAGGAGAAGCAGCTTACGCTCGCTTCGACCGAGGCCGCAGAAAAGGCCGCGCAATATGCGGCGAAGACCGAACGGCTCGAACAGCGCGTCGCCGTGCTGGAGCGGATATTGACCGACAGGTCGACCACGCTCTCGGACGAGATCGATCGCTTGCGCGACGCGCCGCTCAACTGATTTTGAAAAGGGACATACGCCAATGAACCCGTTCGAAATGGTGGTGCTGATCGTCGCGATCACCGCGATCGCCAGCATCTTCCGCGCCAAATATGGCGTCGTCCGCCGCAACAAGGGCGAGGACTATGTCGGTCGCCCGGCCACAGACGATGCCGAAAATGCCCGCCTGCGCGATGAGCTGCGGGCGCTGAAGGATCGCGTCGCGGTGCTCGAACGCATCGCCACCGACAATGATCGCGGCCTGCAGCTCGATCGCGAGATCGAAGCTCTGCGGACCCGCGACTGAACCCAAGGACGAAGGCCATGAACGATCCGATGATCTGGATGGTGATGAGCGGCGCGGGGCTGATCGGCCTTGGGCTGACGCTGACGGCGGCTCTGTCGGGCTGGCGCAGCTGGATCGAACTCCAGCGCGCCGAACTCGCCCAGCGCGGCGGCGGAATCGAACGCGGCATGCACCCGGCCCAGCCGGCGGCGGCCCGCATCGAACTCGCCGACCTCAAGGAACGCGTCCGCAAGCTTGAAGCGATCGCCGCGGGCGTGGATCTGTAATTTCAGATCCTCCCCTGGAAGGGGAGGGGGAGGATTGAACAAGCCCCGTTCCCCCGCCCCGCAAAACCCGCTAGCGCAAGCGGCCATGACCACGCTGGCCGATACCTACGAAGAATATGAACTGCTCGACGCCGACGATCGCTATCGCCTGCTGATCGATCTGGGCCGCGCGCTCGAGCCGATGCCCGACCCGCTCAAGACCGACGCGACTTTGGTGCGCGGATGTTCGGCGGCGGTGTGGGTCTATCCGGTCGCCAAGGATGACGGGTCGCTCCATTTCCTGGCCGACAGCAATGCCGCGATCACCAAGGGGATCATCGCGCTCGTCCTCCTCGCCGTGCAGGATCGGCCGGCGTCCGAGATCCGCGACACGGATATCACTGAGGCGCTCGCCCCGTTCGATCTGAAGAACCAGCTGAGTTCGAACCGGACCCAGGGCATTCCCAACATGATCGCGCTGATCCGCGCGACTGCCGAGCGTTACGCTTGATCGCGCTCCTCGCCCTTGCGGCTGCGGTCCAGCCGATCGAGGCGGGCAAGCTCGTCATCGGTGGCGAGGCATTCGCCACTGCCGAAGTGCTCGATGCGCGCGCCATGCCCGATATCGGCGGCGGCGCGGGGCTGCTGATCACGTTGACACCCGAGGCCGCCAAGCGCCTCCAGAAGCTCTCGACCGCACTCGCGGGCAAGCCGCTGACGATCACGCTCGATGGCCAGCCGGTCGCCGCGCTGATGATCCGCGGACCGATCACCGACGGCGTGATCGACCTGCCCGGCCATCGCGCCCTCCCCGAGGCCGAGGCGCTCGCCAAGCGCATCTCGGGCAAGGATCCGCTGCCCGACGATCTCGCCGAATGAGCGCACTCGTCGCCGGTGTAGAACTCGGCGGCACCAAATGCGTCTGCGTGCTGGCAAGCGGCCCCGACGACATCCGCGACGAACGCCGGATCGAAACCCGCTCCCCCGCCGAAACCCTGCCCGCCATCGCCGCCGTGCTGGCCGAATGGACGGACGCGCAGGCGATCGGCCTTGCCAGCTTCGGCCCCGTCGACCTCGATGATCGGTCGCCGCGCTATGGGCAGATCGTCAACACGCCCAAGCCTGGCTGGGATGGCGCCGACATCGTCGGCCTTGCGCGGGCGACCGGCCTGCCCTTCGGCTTCGACACCGATGTCGATGGCGCCGCGCTGGCCGAAGGACGCTGGGGCGCTGCGCAAGGGCTCGGCAGCTTCGCTTATGTCACGGTGGGGACCGGCATCGGGATCGGTACGGTCGTTCGCGGCCAAACGGTGCGCGGCCTTGGCCATTCGGAGGCGGGGCACCTGCGCATCCCCCGCCTGCCCGGCGACGATTTCGCAGGGGTCTGCCCCTATCACCGCGATTGCGTCGAGGGGCTGGCATCCGGCCCCGCCATCGCGGCGCGGGCGGGCAAGCCGGGCGAAGCATTGAGCGCCGACGATCCGGCCTGGACGCCTGTGGTCGCGGCGCTGGCTGCGATGCTCCACAACCTCGTCCTCACCGCCGCGCCGGAACGCATCCTGATCGGCGGCGGCGTGTTCGGTGGCCAGCCGAGCCTGCTGCCGCGCCTGCGGTCGGCCCTGGTCGATAGTCTCGCGGGCTATGGCGCCGCCCCGGCGATCGCCGCCGGGATCGAGGATTTCCTGCAGGCCCCGGCGCTAGGCCATCAGGCCGGCCCGATGGGTGCGATCGCGCTGGGCCTGGACGCCCTTTAAGTCCTCCCCGGTACGGGGAGGTGGCGCCGAAGGCGACGGAGGGGGCTGGTCACAAGCGCTGCGCTCGCCTCCAGCCCCCTCCACCAGCTACGCTGGTCCCCCTCCCCGTTCCGGGGAGGATTAGATCACTTCCGCTCCGCCTTGCTCTCGTCGCGCGCAGCCTTGAACTCGGAGTCCGCGCTCCAATCCGGCCACAGGCGCGAGTCCGCCAGCTCGCGGCCCAGATTGTAGAGCAGGCCCAGATCGTCGGGCACGCTCGACGAATCCCAGTCGGCCGACCATTCGTCCGCCGGCTGGTGATAGCGATCCTTGGTGTAGGCCTCGTCGAGCATCTTGCCGCGCTCCACGCCGCCATTCACCAGATCGTTGCCTGCCGAATAGCTGATCGCCGGCACGCCGCGCTTGGCGAAGGGGAAGTGATCCGAACGGTAGAAATGCCCCGCCTCGGGCTTGCTGTCCGACGTGTAGCGGCGGCCCTGCTTGGCAGCGTCGGCGACGAGCATGTCGAGCAGGCCGAGCTTGGCATTGCCCGAAATCGTCACGTCCTTCGTCTTCGACCAGCCGAACGGTCCGTCCATGTTGAGCACGCCTACGGTGGTGCCCAGCGGATAGACCGGATTGGCGGCGTAGAACTCGGAACCGAGCAGCCCCTTTTCCTCCGCCGTCACCGCGAGGAAGGCGACCGATCGATCGGGCTGCGGCTCCTTCGCCCAGACGCGTGCAAGTTCGAGCAGCGCGGCGATGCCGGACGCATTGTCGAGCGCGCCGTTATAGATCTTGTCGCCCTTCGCGTCGGGCTGGCCAACGCCCAGATGATCCCAGTGGCCCGAATAGACGACGGTTTCGTCCGGGTGGGTCTTGCCGTCGATGCGGCCGAGGACGTTCTTCGAAATGATCGTCTTGGCGGCAACCTGATAATCGGCGCTCATCGTCGCCTTCAGCGGCACCGGCTTGAAGTCGCGGCGCTGCGCGGCCTTCTTCATCGCGTCGAAATCGAGGCCCGACGCCTTGAACAGCTGCGCGGCGAGATCCTTCTGGATCCAGCCTTCCATCTGCGTGTGGCTGGCGCGCGGATCCTGCCGAACGATGTCGAACATCGTGTTGGTGTTCGAATTCTTGACCGTCGCCCAGCCATAGGATGCCGGCTCATATTCGTGGATCACCAGCACGCCGGCCGCGCCCTGTCGCGCGGCTTCTTCATACTTGTAGGTCCAGCGGCCATAATAGGTCATCGCCTTGCCGCCGAAGTCGCCTTCGCCGCCTTCGAAATCGGGATCGTTGACGAACAGGACCATGATCTTTCCGCGCAGGTCGACGCCCTTATAGTCGTCCCAGTTGCGCTCGGGCGCCTTCACGCCATAGCCGACGAAGACGAGCGGAACGTCCTTGATCACGACGCCGTTCTGCCCGGTCATCGCCGCGCGCACCGCAATCTCGGCGCCCTGCGTCAGCGGGGTCGCCTTGCCCGCGACGTTCAGCGACAGCTTCGGCGTGCCGGTGATGTCCGACATCAGCAGCGGCACGTCCTGCGTCCACGTCCGCTGACCGTTCACGATCGGGCCGCCGGGCTTCAGCCCCGCCTTCTGCATCTGATCGACGATATAGGCGACCGCCTTGGTCTCGCCCGGCGTTGCGGGGCCGCGCCCTTCATATTCGTCGCTCGACAGCGTCTTGATGTCCTGGCTGACGCGCGCGGTATCGAAAGCGGGCGCGGGCAGCGCCGCAATCGCCGCGCTCGACAGGCCCGCGAGCAGCAGGGCGATGGTCCGGGTGGTTTTGATCATGTGGGATTTTCCCTGTTCTGATGCGCGCGCTTTGGCCGCGCGGATGGCAGGACACTAGCCAAGACATTCCAGCGGGAAAACGATTGAATTTCATGTCGGCCCGCGCCACGTTCGCGCCGCTTCCCACAAAATGAGGCGCCGCTTTGACGACGATGACGCGCTGCCGCAAATGCGGCGCCGCCACCAGCCCCGAAGACCTGACCTGCCGTTATTGCGGGCATCGGGTGAATGATCAGTGGCGCGCGGAAATCCGCGAGCGTCGGCGCAAGCGCCGCCGGCTGATGCTGGTGATCCCCAGCGTGTCGGCAGTCGTGATCGCGATCCTGCTGTTCGCCGCATGGCCGCGCGGCGATTCCGGAACCGGCGACGGATCGATCAGCGCGTCGAACAGCTATATCTCGCAGGTCGTCGCCGCCAACGGCGCGCTCTACGCCAATGTCGACCTGCCGACCTTCCCCAATGCCGACGATACGATCATCCAGGCGGGCCTTGTCGCGCGCGATGCCGGCCGCGCGATCAAGGGCGGCGCGCAGGAAGTGTCGAGCAGCAGCAAGTGGATCATCTTTCAGGTCACGCAGCAGATCACCGACAGCAAGGGCAACCGCACCCGCGCCAACGTCTTCCTGATGAAGATCGATATCGCCCGGATGAAGATGGCCGATTACAAGCTGACCGACGGCAAGGCCGTGCTCGACATGGCCGAAAGCGTGCGCCGCGTGCGCCCGATCAGCGACAAGGCGTTCCAGATCTATTGCCGGGGCAAGGAATCGCAGGCGAATGCGCAGCGTTTCTGCGGCGTCGCCGATCAGGCAACGAACGATCCGCTGCTGATGCCCAATCAAGCGGCCGAATGAATTTCACCGAACGGAGACTGGTTTTGAAGAAGGTTTCGACGCTGCTGCTCACCGCCGCCGGCGCGATCGCCGCGATCATGGCGACGCCCGCTGCGGCCGCCCCGAAAGCAGTGCTGACGCACGAGACATTGTGGATGATGAAGCGCGTCGGCGCGCCCGTCGTCAGCCCCGATGGCAAGTGGGTCGTCTATTCGCTCAACGAGCCGAATTACGAAGCCGACAAGGCGATGACCGACCTGTGGCTCGTCCCCGTCGACGGTTCGGCCGCACCCCGCCGCCTGACCAGCAGCAAGGCCGGCGAAAGCGGTCCCGCCTGGGCGCCCGACAGCCGCCGCATCGCCTTTTCCGCCAAGCGCGAAGGCGATGACGACGCGCAGATATACATCCTCGATCTGGCAGGCGGCGAGGCGCAGCGCGTCACCAGCCTGCCCTTCGCCGTGAGCGCGCCGCAATGGCGCCCCGACGGCAAGGCGATCCTGTTCGAGGCGATGGCATGGCCCGGCGCGATGGATGCCGAGGCGAACAAGAAGGCGGCGGCCGAGAAGAAGGCGCGCAAGTTCAACATGCGCGTCTATGAACATTTCCCGATCCGCTACTGGAACGACTGGATCGACGAGCGCCGCCCGACCCTGTGGGTCCAGTCGCTCGAGCCCGGCGCGAAAGCGGTCGACATCCTGTCGTCCACCAAGCTTGGCCAGACCGAGGGCTTTGGCGGCAATGCGCAGAGCGACGGCGGCAATACGCTCAATCCGGTGTGGAGCCCCGACGGCAAGGAGATCGTCTTCACCGCCACCACCCAGCGTTGGCAGGCGGCGCGCGCGCGCGTGAACTTCAACCTCTATCGCATGCCCGCGACGGGCGGCGAGCCGAAGCTCGCGACCCCGACCGAGGGCGAATATGGCGACCTGAAATTCTCGCCCGACGGCAAGTCGCTGCTGTTCAAGTTCAACACGCAGGGTAACGAGATTTACGATCTCGCCCGCCTGAACCGGGTCGCCTGGCCCGCCGGCGGCGCCGCGACCGTGCTGACCCCCGGCTTCGATCGCGAGATCGATCAATATGCGGTCACGCCCGACAGCAGCACCATCTACGCGATCGTGCCCGATGCGGGCGCGGAAAACCTTTACAGCCTGCCCGCCGCCGGCGGCACGCCCGCCGTCGTCATCGCGCCCAAGGTCGGCGGCTATACCTCGCTCGACATCCCGTCCGACGCCGCCTCGACGATCCTCGTCGGCAGCTATGGCAGCGCGGTGAACCCGGCCGAGATCGTCCGCATCGATCCGGTCGCAAAGCGACACGCAAATCTCACCAACGTCAACACCGCGTTGGCCGCCTCGATCGACTGGTCCTCGCCGGAGCATTTCTGGTTCACGGCCAAGGACGGGCTGAAGATCCACAACATGATCGTCACCCCGCCCAACTTCGATCCGAAGAAGAAATATCCCCTCTTCGTCCTGATCCACGGCGGCCCGGCCAGCACCAATCCCGACCAGATCGGCCTGCGCTGGAATTATCACCTGCTCGCCAGCGCCGGCTATGTCGTGCTGCTGACCGATTATAAGGGATCGACCGGTTACGGTGAGGCCTTCTCCCGCGCGATCAACCTCGATCCCTTGCGGGGTCCGGCCAACGAAATCGACGAGGCGGTTGACGAGGCCGCGCGCCTCTATCCGTTCATCGACGTCAAGAATGCCTGCGCGGGCGGCGCCAGCTATGGCGGCCACCTGACCAACTGGATCGAGGCGACCACCACCCGTTACAAATGCCTCGTCAGCCATGCGGGCGAAGTCGATCTGCTCACACAGTGGGGTACCAGCGACTTCGCTTATGGGCGCGAGCTTTCGAGCGGCGGCGCGCCGTGGGGCGACAGCAAGATCTGGCGCGATCAGAGCCCGATTTCCTACGGCGATCAGTGGAAGACGCCGATGCTGCTGACGGCAGGCGAAAAGGATTATCGCGTCCCCCTGCCCAACACCCTCGAAACCTGGGTGACGCTGCAGCGCCAGCAGGTGCCCAGCCGCCTGCTGATCTTCCCCGACGCCTGGCACTGGATCACCAAGCCAGAGGACAGCCGCCAGTTCTACCGCGAGGTCCAGGGCTGGCTCGCCCATTATCTGAAGGGCGCGCCCGCCGTCACCGGCGGCCCGATCCCGGCGCCCGAAGCAAAGAAGGGCGAATAAGCCGTCCGATCAACCGGTTGGGCCGTCCCGCGACAGCGCGGGCGGCCCGCCGGCTACGTCCCGATTGTATAACCAATTGTCGCCATGTGGCTAACATTGATGTTAATCGTTCCACTTCGTGACAAATGGTTTCTCCGCGAAATTCCGCCGATATTGGCGTTGACCTGATCCCACGACGGACCCACCAGCCGCCGCGCTACTGATAATCATTCCTAATAGCGGGGGCTTAGATGACCGGTTTGAAGATGGCGCGCCTTGTCGGGCGCGGTTACCTTGTTGCGCTCGCCGCACTTCTCCATGCGCAGGCGATCGCCGAGGATGCGGCACCCGCCGACACCACCGACGGCAGCGACATCGTCGTCACCGCCGCGGGCTTCGAACAGAAGATCATCGACGCGCCAGCCAGCATCAGCGTGATCGATCGCGCCGAACTGCAGGAGCGCCGCTTCGGCAGCCTCGCCGAGGCGCTGGTGAACGTGGAGGGCATCGACGTCGGCCAGACTGCGGGCAAGACCGGCGGCCTCAACATCTCGATCCGCGGCATGCCGAGCGATTACACGCTCATCCTGGTCGACGGCCGCCGCCAGAATGCGCCCGGCAACGTCACCCCCAACGGTTTCGGCGAAACGTCGACCAGCTTCCTGCCGCCCTTCTCCGCGATCGACCGGATCGAGGTGGTGCGCGGGCCGATGTCGACCCTCTACGGGTCCGACGCGATGGGCGGCGTCATCAACCTGATCACCCGCAAGGTCGGCGATCGCTGGGCCGGCACCGTCACCGCCGAAACCACGCTTCAGGAAGACGGCCAGTACGGCAACATGTATTCGGGCAACGGCTACATCCAGGGCCCGATCGTCCGCGAC contains:
- a CDS encoding ROK family protein; this encodes MSALVAGVELGGTKCVCVLASGPDDIRDERRIETRSPAETLPAIAAVLAEWTDAQAIGLASFGPVDLDDRSPRYGQIVNTPKPGWDGADIVGLARATGLPFGFDTDVDGAALAEGRWGAAQGLGSFAYVTVGTGIGIGTVVRGQTVRGLGHSEAGHLRIPRLPGDDFAGVCPYHRDCVEGLASGPAIAARAGKPGEALSADDPAWTPVVAALAAMLHNLVLTAAPERILIGGGVFGGQPSLLPRLRSALVDSLAGYGAAPAIAAGIEDFLQAPALGHQAGPMGAIALGLDAL
- a CDS encoding zinc ribbon domain-containing protein translates to MTTMTRCRKCGAATSPEDLTCRYCGHRVNDQWRAEIRERRRKRRRLMLVIPSVSAVVIAILLFAAWPRGDSGTGDGSISASNSYISQVVAANGALYANVDLPTFPNADDTIIQAGLVARDAGRAIKGGAQEVSSSSKWIIFQVTQQITDSKGNRTRANVFLMKIDIARMKMADYKLTDGKAVLDMAESVRRVRPISDKAFQIYCRGKESQANAQRFCGVADQATNDPLLMPNQAAE
- a CDS encoding SecDF P1 head subdomain-containing protein: MIALLALAAAVQPIEAGKLVIGGEAFATAEVLDARAMPDIGGGAGLLITLTPEAAKRLQKLSTALAGKPLTITLDGQPVAALMIRGPITDGVIDLPGHRALPEAEALAKRISGKDPLPDDLAE
- a CDS encoding S9 family peptidase, whose protein sequence is MKKVSTLLLTAAGAIAAIMATPAAAAPKAVLTHETLWMMKRVGAPVVSPDGKWVVYSLNEPNYEADKAMTDLWLVPVDGSAAPRRLTSSKAGESGPAWAPDSRRIAFSAKREGDDDAQIYILDLAGGEAQRVTSLPFAVSAPQWRPDGKAILFEAMAWPGAMDAEANKKAAAEKKARKFNMRVYEHFPIRYWNDWIDERRPTLWVQSLEPGAKAVDILSSTKLGQTEGFGGNAQSDGGNTLNPVWSPDGKEIVFTATTQRWQAARARVNFNLYRMPATGGEPKLATPTEGEYGDLKFSPDGKSLLFKFNTQGNEIYDLARLNRVAWPAGGAATVLTPGFDREIDQYAVTPDSSTIYAIVPDAGAENLYSLPAAGGTPAVVIAPKVGGYTSLDIPSDAASTILVGSYGSAVNPAEIVRIDPVAKRHANLTNVNTALAASIDWSSPEHFWFTAKDGLKIHNMIVTPPNFDPKKKYPLFVLIHGGPASTNPDQIGLRWNYHLLASAGYVVLLTDYKGSTGYGEAFSRAINLDPLRGPANEIDEAVDEAARLYPFIDVKNACAGGASYGGHLTNWIEATTTRYKCLVSHAGEVDLLTQWGTSDFAYGRELSSGGAPWGDSKIWRDQSPISYGDQWKTPMLLTAGEKDYRVPLPNTLETWVTLQRQQVPSRLLIFPDAWHWITKPEDSRQFYREVQGWLAHYLKGAPAVTGGPIPAPEAKKGE
- a CDS encoding M28 family metallopeptidase, with amino-acid sequence MIKTTRTIALLLAGLSSAAIAALPAPAFDTARVSQDIKTLSSDEYEGRGPATPGETKAVAYIVDQMQKAGLKPGGPIVNGQRTWTQDVPLLMSDITGTPKLSLNVAGKATPLTQGAEIAVRAAMTGQNGVVIKDVPLVFVGYGVKAPERNWDDYKGVDLRGKIMVLFVNDPDFEGGEGDFGGKAMTYYGRWTYKYEEAARQGAAGVLVIHEYEPASYGWATVKNSNTNTMFDIVRQDPRASHTQMEGWIQKDLAAQLFKASGLDFDAMKKAAQRRDFKPVPLKATMSADYQVAAKTIISKNVLGRIDGKTHPDETVVYSGHWDHLGVGQPDAKGDKIYNGALDNASGIAALLELARVWAKEPQPDRSVAFLAVTAEEKGLLGSEFYAANPVYPLGTTVGVLNMDGPFGWSKTKDVTISGNAKLGLLDMLVADAAKQGRRYTSDSKPEAGHFYRSDHFPFAKRGVPAISYSAGNDLVNGGVERGKMLDEAYTKDRYHQPADEWSADWDSSSVPDDLGLLYNLGRELADSRLWPDWSADSEFKAARDESKAERK
- a CDS encoding SufE family protein, producing MTTLADTYEEYELLDADDRYRLLIDLGRALEPMPDPLKTDATLVRGCSAAVWVYPVAKDDGSLHFLADSNAAITKGIIALVLLAVQDRPASEIRDTDITEALAPFDLKNQLSSNRTQGIPNMIALIRATAERYA